In Marivirga salinae, a single window of DNA contains:
- a CDS encoding DUF4221 family protein: MKYFFSSIGIILTIFFTSCNQTKENEKNESEIRVSIDSVRVDPKGEIIDTKYGLYSYGFDQEKKFMYKFNTNNRHGLEIIDMGKMELVEFIPFEVEGPNGTTSRIRSVQYISDNEIIITNSKSILIFNKKAKLQHKYPISENKFMGDSIPKDLEMESSGLFVPEKNLSFNLINEGFGYVRGFSKLDLYENTRQPYWVDELKKLDDYHISLNLDGRMIMLRTYLHTIFQDDKFILSHDMENEVYYYDLRLDSIIHKKYTSQLSANKNEVYGKLEAESREELGEIMSSRNKSIRFGKIVFDEERNQFYRFSSFSSSDDKEKDDWSIILTIFDKDLNQLKETDNIPLDEVPETYFVKDGEIYVYKNMEDELGFLVLSLS; this comes from the coding sequence ATGAAATACTTTTTCTCTTCTATAGGCATAATTTTGACTATTTTCTTCACTTCTTGTAATCAAACCAAGGAGAATGAAAAAAACGAATCAGAAATAAGGGTTTCCATCGATTCAGTTAGGGTGGATCCTAAAGGTGAAATAATTGATACAAAATATGGTCTGTATTCTTATGGATTCGATCAAGAAAAAAAGTTTATGTATAAGTTCAACACCAATAATCGCCATGGATTAGAGATAATTGATATGGGGAAAATGGAGTTAGTTGAATTTATTCCGTTTGAAGTAGAGGGTCCCAATGGCACTACCAGCAGAATTAGGTCAGTTCAATATATTTCAGATAATGAAATTATAATTACAAATAGTAAATCCATACTGATATTTAACAAAAAAGCCAAATTGCAACATAAATATCCCATTTCAGAAAACAAGTTTATGGGGGATTCAATACCAAAAGATCTAGAAATGGAGTCGAGTGGATTATTTGTCCCTGAAAAAAACCTATCCTTCAATTTAATCAATGAAGGTTTTGGCTATGTAAGGGGTTTTTCAAAATTAGATTTGTATGAAAATACTCGTCAACCATACTGGGTTGATGAATTAAAAAAACTGGATGATTATCATATATCCCTCAATTTAGATGGTAGAATGATAATGTTAAGAACTTATTTGCACACTATTTTTCAGGATGATAAATTCATATTAAGCCATGATATGGAAAATGAAGTTTACTACTATGACTTGAGGTTAGATAGCATCATTCATAAAAAATATACAAGTCAATTGAGTGCTAATAAAAATGAAGTTTATGGCAAATTAGAAGCTGAATCAAGAGAGGAACTAGGTGAAATCATGTCGAGCCGAAATAAAAGCATCCGATTTGGCAAGATTGTTTTTGATGAAGAAAGAAACCAGTTCTATCGTTTTTCATCTTTTTCAAGCAGCGATGACAAGGAAAAAGATGACTGGAGTATTATCTTGACTATTTTTGATAAGGATTTGAACCAATTAAAGGAAACTGATAATATCCCTTTAGATGAAGTTCCTGAAACTTACTTTGTGAAAGATGGTGAAATTTATGTTTACAAAAATATGGAGGATGAATTGGGCTTTTTGGTTTTGAGTTTATCCTAA
- a CDS encoding septal ring lytic transglycosylase RlpA family protein codes for MLNKLIFTFFLFILSLGVSFAQIQKGTASFYADKFEGKQTASGEKYKHKKLTAAHKFLPFGTIVKVTNLENKESVEVRINDRGPFVEGRVIDLSRSAAEKLKFINQGLAEVQIEVIDAGDGRINSNRPVQTDQKIDNETYFEMKVKRKEPSGFGVQVGSFKGFDNMLKLSENIEKSYRANLFIEVKELNDTKVYALILGEYRNRKRADKLKAKMADRFPDAFVTRY; via the coding sequence ATGCTCAATAAACTAATTTTTACTTTCTTTTTATTTATTCTTAGCCTTGGAGTCTCATTTGCTCAAATTCAAAAAGGAACTGCTTCCTTTTATGCTGATAAATTTGAAGGTAAACAGACAGCTAGCGGTGAGAAATATAAGCATAAAAAATTGACTGCGGCCCATAAATTTCTTCCATTTGGAACCATAGTGAAGGTGACAAATTTGGAAAACAAAGAATCAGTGGAAGTGCGAATAAATGATAGAGGGCCTTTTGTGGAAGGTAGAGTGATTGACTTATCTCGTTCAGCTGCAGAAAAATTAAAATTTATAAATCAAGGGTTGGCAGAAGTTCAAATTGAAGTGATAGATGCAGGAGATGGGAGAATAAATAGCAATAGACCCGTTCAAACAGATCAAAAAATTGATAATGAAACCTACTTTGAAATGAAGGTAAAGAGAAAAGAACCTTCTGGCTTTGGTGTTCAAGTGGGAAGTTTCAAAGGGTTTGATAATATGCTGAAACTCTCCGAAAACATTGAGAAATCGTATAGAGCAAATTTATTTATTGAAGTGAAGGAATTAAATGATACTAAAGTTTATGCCTTGATTTTAGGGGAATATAGAAATAGAAAACGAGCTGATAAACTAAAAGCCAAAATGGCAGATCGCTTTCCTGATGCTTTTGTTACTAGGTATTGA
- a CDS encoding SpoIIE family protein phosphatase, with the protein MADLFLLFAEINEVNAGITKEIPQLLLSLYIIFAYLFFKIRIQKAESINFIDLLWHVFSTGLIVSLIQLAVSLFFYLLSDTKLMQNPLMVNFFYHINLGAVIIFLVSTFIVWKRLILYQKNKRLLVIWQIFEYSILASLLYSFFQIESQQWLFNGLLGLFILYGIVLSFNLKWIAYLNFKQKWRSILLLALVILYLYYFINNLFGFSTEFNLVMDLLDNVFILSIAGFIFLYALISILVILFNLPTSSVFEQKISEVVNFQRLSQSIQKGDNQNQVYEVLLESSNNAVFSTSAWLEVYEDDEPNEILKSNISDLKITQVRKSIQDSGIYAYLNKYKANNFKKELNLNRLATNLNDPDYGSVLVMPLIIQDRQIGLLVVLKDVSDGFNKEMINIISSFVNQACISIENFELLTEALKNERYTEELKIASRVQKSLLPQSLISDKEFEMHAFYESADEVGGDYYDFFKTAEHKTAVIIGDVSGKGTSASFNMSQMKGVFHSLVQFDLDPKTFFNRANHALSHCLEKTSFITAAYYIINSQEKSLSFSRAGHCPGLLYSNKDKKAEYFHNKGMGLGIVRNASYEKFIDISKIYYNSGDILFLYTDGIIEATNADGEEFGYDRLRDYLEQNSDKSPKEIQDGLIKHLYEFIGSENLEDDYTALIIRFL; encoded by the coding sequence TTGGCAGATCTTTTTTTGCTATTTGCTGAAATTAATGAAGTGAATGCAGGAATCACTAAAGAAATCCCACAACTTTTACTTTCACTCTACATTATATTTGCTTATCTCTTTTTCAAAATTAGAATACAAAAGGCAGAAAGCATCAATTTTATTGATTTACTGTGGCATGTTTTTTCCACAGGGCTGATAGTTTCATTAATACAGCTTGCAGTTAGCTTATTTTTCTATCTATTAAGCGATACTAAATTGATGCAAAACCCCTTGATGGTGAATTTCTTCTACCATATTAATTTGGGTGCAGTTATTATATTTTTGGTTTCGACTTTCATTGTATGGAAAAGACTAATCCTATACCAAAAAAACAAACGCTTACTAGTTATATGGCAAATATTTGAATATTCTATATTGGCATCATTGTTATATAGCTTCTTCCAAATTGAATCTCAACAATGGTTATTTAATGGATTATTGGGTTTATTTATCTTATATGGCATAGTACTTTCCTTTAATTTAAAATGGATTGCTTACTTAAACTTTAAGCAAAAATGGAGAAGTATTCTACTTTTAGCTTTAGTTATTTTATATCTCTATTACTTCATCAATAATCTTTTTGGATTCTCCACAGAATTCAATCTGGTAATGGACTTATTAGATAATGTTTTTATTCTTTCTATAGCAGGTTTTATATTTTTATATGCACTGATATCCATACTAGTAATACTTTTCAACCTACCCACCTCCTCTGTTTTTGAGCAAAAAATTAGCGAGGTAGTAAATTTTCAGAGACTCAGCCAATCCATTCAAAAAGGAGACAATCAAAACCAAGTCTATGAAGTCCTTTTGGAAAGTAGTAATAATGCAGTCTTTTCTACTAGTGCCTGGTTGGAGGTTTATGAAGATGACGAGCCCAATGAAATTTTAAAGTCTAACATTTCAGATTTAAAAATCACTCAGGTTCGAAAAAGTATACAAGACAGTGGAATTTACGCATATTTAAACAAGTATAAAGCCAATAACTTCAAAAAGGAATTAAATCTTAATAGGTTAGCTACCAATTTAAATGACCCAGACTACGGTTCTGTTTTGGTGATGCCCTTGATTATTCAAGATCGACAAATTGGTTTATTGGTAGTCTTGAAGGATGTTTCTGATGGTTTCAATAAAGAGATGATCAATATCATAAGCTCCTTTGTGAATCAAGCTTGTATTTCCATAGAAAATTTCGAGTTATTAACGGAAGCATTAAAAAATGAACGATATACAGAGGAATTAAAAATTGCTTCTCGTGTTCAGAAAAGCCTTCTACCTCAGTCATTAATTTCGGATAAAGAATTTGAAATGCATGCTTTCTATGAATCAGCAGATGAAGTGGGAGGTGATTATTACGATTTCTTTAAAACTGCAGAGCATAAAACAGCTGTGATTATTGGTGATGTTTCAGGAAAAGGAACTTCTGCTTCCTTTAACATGTCTCAAATGAAGGGTGTATTTCATAGTTTGGTACAATTTGATTTAGACCCCAAAACATTTTTCAATAGAGCAAACCATGCCCTTAGTCATTGTTTAGAAAAAACATCATTCATTACTGCTGCTTATTATATTATTAACTCTCAAGAAAAGAGCCTAAGTTTTTCTAGAGCAGGACATTGCCCTGGGCTTCTTTACAGCAATAAGGATAAAAAAGCTGAGTATTTTCATAATAAAGGAATGGGCTTAGGGATTGTAAGAAATGCCAGTTATGAAAAATTTATTGATATCAGTAAAATATATTACAATAGCGGAGATATTCTTTTCTTATACACTGACGGGATAATTGAAGCAACTAATGCTGATGGTGAAGAGTTCGGTTATGACAGATTAAGAGACTATTTGGAGCAAAATAGTGACAAAAGCCCCAAAGAAATTCAAGACGGACTCATTAAACATTTATATGAATTTATAGGCTCTGAGAACTTAGAAGATGATTATACTGCTTTAATTATAAGATTTTTATAA
- a CDS encoding STAS domain-containing protein yields MINIITQIEGEDHILMVEGDVDASSSIHLDEALTELANDDLVKFILVDGTQLNYISSAGLGVFMSYIDDFKSKNIKMVIYGLSEKVMNVFQILGLDQLMTIVSDKQEAKEKSHEVQS; encoded by the coding sequence ATGATTAACATAATAACACAAATAGAGGGAGAAGACCATATCTTAATGGTGGAAGGCGATGTTGATGCCAGTTCAAGTATTCATTTGGATGAAGCCTTAACTGAATTGGCAAATGACGATTTAGTGAAATTCATTCTAGTGGATGGAACGCAATTGAATTATATCTCTTCAGCAGGCTTGGGTGTTTTTATGTCCTATATTGATGATTTTAAAAGTAAGAATATCAAAATGGTAATATATGGTTTAAGCGAAAAGGTAATGAATGTATTTCAAATTTTAGGCTTAGATCAATTGATGACTATAGTAAGCGATAAGCAGGAAGCGAAGGAGAAGTCACATGAAGTTCAATCTTAA
- a CDS encoding ATP-binding protein produces MKFNLKVYCEKTRLKDIREFITEKLKAYVHDDLEINQMVLAVDEICANLIIHSNYCNAKEAINLEVFVEKDGVTFKISDEGEKFNLNNYKEPSIQEVVQTKKKGGIGLMLVRRIMDKVEFVNKEQKNTCILHKRFKPN; encoded by the coding sequence ATGAAGTTCAATCTTAAAGTATATTGCGAAAAAACACGCCTTAAAGATATTCGGGAGTTTATCACCGAAAAGCTGAAAGCGTACGTACATGATGATTTGGAGATAAACCAGATGGTTTTGGCAGTGGATGAAATCTGTGCCAATCTCATTATCCATTCCAATTATTGCAATGCTAAGGAAGCTATCAATCTTGAGGTTTTTGTAGAAAAAGATGGGGTTACCTTCAAAATTTCTGATGAAGGCGAAAAATTTAACCTTAATAATTATAAAGAACCTTCCATTCAGGAAGTGGTGCAAACCAAGAAAAAGGGCGGAATAGGATTAATGCTTGTCAGGCGAATTATGGACAAGGTTGAGTTTGTTAATAAAGAACAAAAAAACACTTGCATTTTGCATAAAAGGTTCAAACCCAATTAA
- a CDS encoding peptidylprolyl isomerase: MRNIKGLIIPLLLIFISSCKTTQKPSKSEDITPLFTIDSLSVYPDEFMYAYEKSNKNKGETEPIEDYLDLYIDFKLKVIEAKAEAIDTTEAYINELNGYLEEIKKPYLTTEKVNKELVNETYERLQQEVNASHILIRVDQDAAAEDTLRAYQKISEVKSKFEAGESFEALAREYSEDPSAKSNNGLLGWFTAFQMVYPFESAAYQTEVSEISPIIRTQFGYHIIKVNDKRETLGRIKIAHIMKRFPPQASAEDSAKTQEAIRDVYEQLKSGENWFILATKESEDLSTKDNGGSLPWFGAGRLPSSLETAAFRLEEKGEISKPVQSPYGWHILKLEDKRGVGSLESMRESLSRRVQRDQRSDLKEVEVIRKLKEENNFTKNSEAYNLLNSKENISKDDLKKKELEMTLFTISKKEFSINDFLNEYDSSNKLNLELEKFEKSELFQYEENNLETKYPEYRFLRQEYKDGLLLFEIMNQKVWSKISEDTTALKKYYEKNRSDYKSNEKIKIARITFSDTSSIKPFKKPIKGQYFPLTQQLAYDDSKKLKEQIKIDDSIDHKVFVGLSLPKNISESDSIKLFKDLNQTFSNMEVVKLIYSDENKIYLQLLSEANELLAINNERIESASTEIIDVLEGSKWDNKNEGDYFKNVTKSGMIELNYILESYPPEQKAFNEAKAELMENYQKHLENEWLTELKKKYNINVNESVLNKLKSEIEE, encoded by the coding sequence ATGCGAAACATCAAAGGTTTAATAATTCCTCTTCTATTAATTTTCATTAGTTCTTGCAAGACTACTCAAAAACCGTCTAAATCTGAGGATATAACACCTCTTTTCACAATAGATTCCCTTTCAGTTTATCCTGATGAATTTATGTATGCTTATGAGAAAAGCAATAAAAATAAAGGAGAAACGGAGCCTATAGAAGACTATTTAGACCTATACATTGACTTTAAGCTAAAAGTTATAGAAGCCAAAGCTGAAGCTATAGATACTACGGAAGCTTACATTAACGAGCTAAACGGTTATCTAGAAGAGATAAAAAAGCCTTACCTCACTACTGAAAAGGTAAATAAAGAATTAGTGAATGAAACCTACGAGCGTTTACAGCAAGAAGTAAATGCTAGCCATATTCTTATCCGGGTGGATCAAGACGCAGCAGCAGAAGACACTTTAAGAGCTTACCAAAAAATCAGTGAAGTTAAAAGTAAATTTGAAGCGGGTGAAAGTTTTGAGGCATTAGCTAGAGAATATTCAGAAGACCCTTCTGCTAAAAGCAATAATGGGTTATTAGGTTGGTTTACTGCTTTTCAGATGGTATACCCATTTGAATCTGCAGCTTATCAAACAGAAGTAAGTGAAATTTCCCCAATTATTCGTACCCAATTTGGGTATCATATCATAAAGGTAAATGACAAAAGAGAAACCTTGGGACGGATTAAAATTGCTCATATTATGAAACGATTCCCTCCGCAAGCTTCAGCAGAAGATTCTGCAAAAACACAGGAAGCCATAAGAGACGTATATGAACAATTGAAATCTGGAGAGAATTGGTTCATACTAGCCACAAAAGAATCAGAAGATTTAAGTACTAAAGATAATGGAGGAAGCCTTCCATGGTTTGGAGCTGGTCGCTTACCGTCTTCACTTGAAACCGCAGCTTTTAGATTGGAAGAAAAAGGAGAAATATCGAAACCAGTGCAAAGTCCTTATGGATGGCATATTCTTAAGTTAGAAGATAAAAGAGGTGTCGGAAGCTTAGAAAGTATGAGAGAAAGTTTAAGCAGACGAGTTCAAAGAGACCAACGTTCCGATTTAAAGGAAGTGGAAGTAATTAGAAAATTAAAAGAAGAAAATAATTTCACCAAAAACTCTGAGGCTTATAATTTACTAAACTCAAAAGAAAACATAAGTAAAGATGATCTAAAAAAGAAAGAGCTAGAAATGACGCTTTTCACCATTTCCAAAAAAGAATTCTCTATTAATGATTTTCTAAATGAATACGATTCATCTAATAAACTAAATTTGGAATTAGAGAAATTTGAAAAATCAGAGCTATTCCAATATGAAGAAAACAACTTAGAAACAAAATATCCTGAATACAGATTTTTAAGGCAAGAATACAAAGATGGCCTACTTTTATTCGAAATTATGAATCAAAAAGTCTGGAGTAAAATTTCCGAAGACACTACTGCTCTAAAAAAATATTATGAAAAAAATAGAAGCGACTACAAAAGCAATGAAAAAATAAAAATAGCACGGATTACATTTTCAGATACTTCATCAATAAAGCCATTTAAAAAACCAATAAAAGGTCAATACTTTCCGTTAACTCAGCAGCTAGCGTATGATGATAGCAAAAAATTAAAAGAACAAATAAAAATTGATGATAGTATTGACCATAAAGTTTTTGTTGGATTGAGTTTACCAAAAAACATAAGTGAAAGCGACTCCATTAAGTTATTTAAAGACTTAAATCAAACATTTAGCAATATGGAAGTCGTGAAACTTATCTATTCCGATGAAAATAAAATATATTTGCAGTTGCTTTCAGAAGCAAACGAGCTTTTAGCCATAAATAATGAAAGAATTGAATCTGCTTCAACTGAAATTATAGACGTTTTGGAAGGGTCGAAATGGGATAATAAAAATGAAGGAGATTATTTTAAAAATGTAACTAAGAGCGGTATGATAGAATTAAATTATATCTTGGAAAGTTATCCGCCAGAGCAAAAAGCTTTTAATGAGGCCAAAGCAGAATTGATGGAGAATTATCAAAAACATCTTGAAAATGAATGGCTTACTGAGCTAAAGAAAAAGTACAATATCAATGTAAATGAGTCAGTATTGAATAAATTAAAATCAGAAATTGAGGAATAA
- a CDS encoding peptidyl-prolyl cis-trans isomerase produces MRNKYLTISLLLFSICFWGCDYINLKNLSNEEEESEEVEVPVAQVGSSILYQNDLAGIVTREINPKDSANLVNRYINSWIKKQLLISEAAEKINFDQASIERKVLDYRYALMVHEYKKYYVDNNLDTVVSNQEIQDYYLENKDNFELKQNIIRGYFITVTKDAPKINQLKSLINSDDPNDFKELKSYCFRFAETYFLEDSVWINFDEAIRNTPFVSVTNKVDFLKSNKFVEDSNEENLYFLRIKEYKISDQISPLEFVKNDIKQIILNKRKVAIANQLEEEVFEKAKSQNKYEIYKP; encoded by the coding sequence TTGAGGAATAAATATCTAACAATATCACTATTATTATTTTCTATTTGCTTTTGGGGTTGTGATTATATCAACCTGAAAAATTTAAGTAATGAGGAAGAAGAAAGCGAAGAAGTAGAGGTGCCAGTAGCTCAAGTTGGTAGTTCAATATTATATCAAAATGATCTAGCAGGGATAGTTACAAGAGAAATAAATCCAAAGGATAGTGCAAATCTGGTTAATAGATACATTAATTCATGGATCAAAAAGCAATTGTTAATATCCGAAGCAGCTGAGAAAATTAATTTTGACCAAGCTTCAATTGAAAGAAAAGTATTGGATTATCGTTATGCATTGATGGTGCATGAATATAAAAAATATTATGTCGATAATAATTTAGATACTGTCGTTTCAAATCAAGAAATACAAGATTACTATCTGGAGAATAAAGATAATTTCGAATTAAAACAAAATATTATTAGAGGCTATTTTATTACGGTAACTAAAGATGCTCCAAAAATCAACCAATTAAAGAGCTTAATTAATTCTGATGATCCGAATGATTTTAAAGAATTGAAATCATATTGCTTTAGATTTGCTGAAACTTATTTTCTGGAAGATTCAGTTTGGATAAATTTTGATGAGGCAATAAGAAACACTCCATTTGTAAGTGTGACCAATAAGGTAGATTTCTTGAAGTCCAACAAATTTGTAGAAGATTCAAATGAGGAAAACCTTTACTTTTTAAGAATAAAGGAATATAAAATATCAGATCAAATTTCACCATTGGAATTTGTAAAGAATGATATCAAACAAATAATATTAAATAAAAGAAAGGTGGCTATTGCCAACCAATTAGAAGAGGAAGTTTTTGAAAAAGCGAAGAGTCAAAACAAATATGAAATTTACAAACCATAA
- a CDS encoding peptidylprolyl isomerase yields the protein MKFTNHNILSFFIALSILLLPLCANAQSEVKTVDKIIAKVDNYIILESDLAIAYKDYLSRGSNTGPNGRCEVLENLVVNKLLLAKAEIDSVTVPEAQVDAQLENRMQMMVQQIGSEEKIEEYYGKSLDEFKVEIRDDVREQMIMGEMQRTITKGLEVTPNQVQKFFDNIPKDSLPFYSTQVQVGQIVKKPTMSKEAKDNIKARLNGLRERIMEGENFEDIARLYSQEPGAKQTGGNIGYFERGQLAPEYEATALRLKPGEISKPVETDFGFHIIELINRRGNEFNTRHILILPKFTQKDVNKSIQFLDSIRSLIINDSISFEKAAAEYSDDMNTSSSGGYFIESEAGGTKISVDELDPNIFFTIDTMEVGSITKPLVFRQQDRSEAVRIIYYKDKVRPHRADIRKDYQKIKQAALNKKKSEKLAKWFQESKSEVFIVLDDQYKDCQILN from the coding sequence ATGAAATTTACAAACCATAATATTCTATCATTTTTTATTGCACTTTCAATACTACTTTTGCCATTGTGTGCAAATGCTCAATCGGAGGTGAAAACAGTTGATAAAATTATTGCCAAGGTTGATAATTATATCATCCTCGAATCTGATCTAGCAATAGCTTATAAAGATTATTTATCAAGAGGATCTAACACAGGGCCAAATGGTCGTTGTGAGGTACTAGAAAACCTAGTTGTCAATAAATTATTACTAGCTAAAGCCGAAATAGATTCTGTAACAGTACCTGAAGCACAAGTGGATGCTCAATTAGAAAACAGAATGCAAATGATGGTACAACAAATCGGCTCTGAAGAAAAAATTGAGGAGTATTACGGTAAATCTTTGGATGAATTTAAAGTGGAGATAAGAGATGATGTAAGAGAGCAAATGATTATGGGAGAAATGCAAAGAACCATTACAAAAGGCTTAGAAGTTACTCCTAATCAAGTTCAAAAATTCTTTGACAACATACCTAAAGATAGTTTACCTTTCTATTCAACTCAAGTTCAAGTAGGTCAAATAGTGAAAAAACCTACTATGAGTAAAGAAGCAAAAGACAATATTAAAGCCCGTTTAAACGGCTTAAGAGAAAGAATAATGGAAGGGGAGAATTTTGAAGATATAGCTCGACTTTATTCTCAAGAGCCAGGTGCGAAACAAACAGGCGGAAATATCGGCTATTTTGAAAGGGGACAACTTGCTCCTGAATATGAAGCCACAGCCTTAAGGTTAAAGCCTGGGGAAATTTCAAAACCGGTTGAAACAGATTTCGGTTTTCACATAATTGAATTAATTAATCGAAGAGGAAATGAGTTTAACACCAGACATATTTTAATATTGCCGAAATTCACTCAAAAGGATGTGAACAAATCCATTCAATTTTTAGATAGTATAAGGAGCTTAATTATAAACGATAGTATTTCATTTGAAAAGGCTGCTGCAGAATATTCAGACGACATGAATACTTCATCAAGCGGTGGATATTTTATTGAAAGTGAAGCAGGAGGAACTAAAATTTCTGTAGATGAACTAGATCCGAATATTTTCTTTACAATCGATACTATGGAGGTTGGAAGTATAACAAAACCGCTAGTTTTCAGGCAACAAGACCGCTCTGAGGCAGTTAGAATCATATATTATAAAGATAAAGTAAGACCGCACAGAGCTGATATCAGAAAAGATTATCAAAAAATTAAGCAAGCGGCATTAAATAAGAAAAAAAGCGAAAAATTAGCGAAATGGTTTCAAGAGTCTAAATCGGAAGTGTTCATTGTCCTTGATGATCAATATAAAGACTGCCAAATTCTTAACTGA
- a CDS encoding AAA family ATPase, with translation MEKFENEVEAANALHEKFESLKKEIGKVIVGQEEVIRLVISSFFCHSHSLLVGVPGLAKTLLINTVASAMNLKFNRIQFTPDLMPSDIIGAETLDKDRNFKFIKGPIFNNIILADEINRTPPKTQAALLEAMQEKNVTVAGETYVLPDPFFVLATQNPIEQEGTYPLPEAQLDRFMFNITLDYPSYEDELDIVKTSGQELEGVKAVMSSEEILYFQKLVNKVPVTDNVIEFAVKLVHSTRPNTEKAFNITNEYLEWGAGPRASQFLIKGAKCNALLSGKYSPDIEDVKAVAIPVLRHRLVKNFKADAEGMSIEKIIEELIWKVEGKA, from the coding sequence ATGGAGAAATTTGAAAATGAAGTGGAAGCTGCAAATGCTTTACATGAAAAATTCGAAAGCTTAAAAAAAGAAATAGGAAAAGTTATAGTAGGTCAGGAAGAAGTAATCCGATTAGTGATTAGTTCTTTTTTCTGTCATTCTCACAGCCTTTTAGTTGGAGTTCCTGGTTTGGCAAAAACTTTATTGATTAATACAGTGGCTTCTGCCATGAATTTAAAATTTAATCGGATTCAGTTTACCCCCGATTTAATGCCTTCAGACATTATTGGTGCTGAAACTTTGGATAAAGACCGTAATTTTAAGTTTATTAAAGGCCCGATTTTTAATAATATCATCCTTGCAGATGAGATCAACAGAACTCCTCCTAAAACTCAAGCTGCTTTGTTAGAGGCCATGCAAGAAAAAAATGTGACCGTTGCTGGTGAAACTTATGTATTACCCGATCCATTTTTTGTGTTAGCTACCCAAAACCCAATTGAACAAGAAGGTACTTACCCATTGCCAGAAGCACAGCTAGACCGATTTATGTTCAATATCACATTGGACTATCCTTCTTATGAAGATGAACTAGACATTGTAAAGACTTCAGGACAAGAGCTTGAAGGTGTGAAAGCTGTTATGAGCTCTGAGGAAATACTTTATTTCCAGAAATTAGTTAATAAAGTTCCGGTTACTGATAATGTAATAGAATTTGCCGTTAAATTAGTACATAGTACAAGACCCAATACTGAAAAAGCATTCAATATTACGAATGAATATTTAGAGTGGGGAGCAGGACCTAGAGCTTCTCAGTTTTTAATAAAAGGAGCAAAATGCAATGCCTTATTAAGCGGAAAATATTCTCCAGATATTGAGGACGTAAAAGCAGTAGCTATACCAGTGCTTCGACATCGATTAGTTAAAAACTTTAAAGCTGATGCCGAAGGTATGAGCATTGAAAAAATTATTGAAGAGCTGATTTGGAAAGTAGAAGGAAAGGCGTAA
- a CDS encoding DUF4382 domain-containing protein has product MKHLWKIFGLAALVLFYGCDRIESGNGRASFYLTDGPLEAENVTEVVISISKVEVFGPEGWTTVKEYENPQAINLLEFQGGETFFLDEREMVSGLYDQIRLGLSSSITSGSDNPPHYIKFEDESIEEITIPSGAQTGYKVVGDFTIPDGGVTSIVIDFDVRKSVVKAGNSGKFILKPTLRLIEDANVGAIEGNISGEFTGSLVVYAYDDGAYQENESEPNADGVVFANAVTSSNVDADDNYNLAFLPSGTYDLVIASFDGEGNFQEVVGEESDVELGAGEKLDLNIELGL; this is encoded by the coding sequence ATGAAACATTTGTGGAAAATTTTTGGATTAGCAGCTTTAGTACTTTTTTATGGTTGCGATAGAATTGAAAGTGGAAATGGCAGGGCGTCTTTCTATTTGACTGATGGTCCTTTGGAAGCAGAAAATGTGACCGAAGTAGTCATTAGTATATCTAAAGTGGAAGTTTTTGGCCCCGAAGGCTGGACTACTGTTAAAGAATATGAAAACCCTCAAGCTATTAACTTATTGGAGTTTCAAGGTGGAGAAACTTTCTTTTTAGACGAAAGAGAAATGGTGAGTGGATTATATGATCAAATCAGATTAGGTCTTTCAAGCTCTATTACTTCTGGTAGCGATAATCCTCCTCATTACATTAAATTCGAAGATGAGTCAATTGAGGAAATTACAATTCCTAGCGGAGCGCAAACTGGATATAAAGTGGTAGGAGATTTTACCATTCCTGATGGAGGTGTAACATCCATTGTCATTGATTTTGATGTGAGAAAGTCAGTTGTGAAGGCTGGAAATTCGGGTAAATTTATTTTAAAGCCAACACTACGTTTAATTGAAGATGCGAATGTAGGCGCTATTGAAGGAAACATTAGTGGGGAGTTTACTGGAAGTTTAGTTGTGTATGCATATGATGATGGAGCATATCAAGAAAACGAATCAGAGCCTAATGCAGATGGTGTTGTATTTGCTAATGCAGTTACTAGCTCAAATGTAGATGCGGACGACAATTATAATTTAGCCTTTTTACCTTCTGGTACATATGATTTAGTAATAGCTTCTTTTGACGGAGAAGGTAACTTCCAAGAAGTGGTAGGTGAAGAGTCGGATGTGGAATTGGGAGCTGGTGAAAAGTTAGATTTGAATATTGAGCTGGGTCTTTAA